In Pelodictyon luteolum DSM 273, the genomic stretch ATGATGACGGAATCACGACATATGCCTTGCAGCAGATACTGCCCGTCCTCTTCCCAGAGCGTACTGAAGATCGTCCGGCGCTCTTTCTTCCATTTCTTTTGTCTGCTCATGAATTCGGTGTACATCCAGCTTTTTGAGTCAGTTTCGACTTTTTTGAACGATTGCCAGTCGACCGCATCGGCAACCTCATCAAGAACATTGCTGTACTGCTTGCCGCCGCACAGATAACCGATTTGCAGTTGCTCACAGGTCTTGAATACTTCGTCGTCGAAGAACCCGGCGTCCATGCGCACAATGATCGGAACCTCTTCCCTGTAAGCGTTCCGGATTTTCCTTACCATATGCACCAGCATCTCATTGACCGTATTGCCGTGGTTCGAGTGTTTCTTTCCTCCACGGAACACCGCGTCCACCACATACCTGCCCCAGTTCATCTGCAAGGGCTGGAACCCTTTGACCTTCTTGTATGTGGGTTGCACCCCATGGCGCTTCTCGGCATCGTCATTGTCCAGAACCGTCGTATCAATGCCGAGCATGATCACTTCCGGCCTGGTGTGCTTCAGGCGCCAGAGAAACACATCCTGCAGCAATCTCCGGAACAGGTAAATCCGACAGAAGGAGATAGCCCCGATAAAACGCTTGACGGCATGCGACGAAGCCAATCTACCGGTACCGAGCAGGCCGGCATAGGCATCATCAGCGGCAAGATGATCGAACCAGTTCAGATGGCGGCTCGTACCATCCATGAAGAAGCTCAAAATCTGCACGAACATCTCGGTGACCGCCAGGCCCTTGCCATTCTTCCGCACTGTACCGAACAGGCGGTCAATAATCGGAAACAGCCCTATGTTGCGCAGGTACAGTGCGAAGACGCTCAAACCGGCCCTGCCGGTGAGCTGGTCGTCGCTCGGCAAAATGGCGCAAATCTGCTGTTCTTTTTTACCCTTAATCGTCTTATCTTTTGCCATAAAGCTCTCCACCTGCTGGGTTGTGTTTTATTACGTGGTGACTTGGTCGTTACTCACGCTAATATAACACTTTACACCCATAGGTGAGGGCTTTTTTTATTGCAAATCGATCAACTTAGGTTAAACTAACTGGGCATAGATCTTTTGAAATGTATCCTTTGCATTTTTTCTTGTATTTCACCAATTTATTAGAGCTTCCGGCAGGGAGCCAGCCCATTATGCTATCCAAGCGATTTCTATTCCTCCCCGGGGGTTAGCGGGCGTGGTCGAGCTTCAGATTAATGTGCCCTCGCCTGCTGCCCAATATCAGCATCAGCGCTTGCTGGTATTGGGATGGCGCTGTTGACGAGTAGCGGTACTTGATCATCCTCCCGACAATCTCCACGCATCAATATCTGCATGCAACTGTTCCCTGAACGACTTGCCCCAAAGGCAGCGGTCTTTGTCGCGTAAGGACAATCCTGCAGGGGCATGCCTTTCAACATCATTCATGAACTCCTCATACCCTGACCAGATCACATCAATGTTTGATTTGTTCTCAAGCGAATGATGCCCATCGAGTGCATCACAGACTCGAACATCATAGACTGTAAATTCTTCAGACCAGAGCACGGTAAGAATGGCGCTTGCCATTGGCAATCTGAACGCCCAGTCTTGAATCAGAATCCGCAGGCGCTCTTTTTTCTCGACTGCTTTGTATAATGCCGCGGAAAGTTCACCTACAATCGCATCAAGATCTCGCCCTCTCCTGCCATCGTGCTCGAGAAGTCTTTTTGCAATCTTGGACTTCGCCCGGTTGGCCTTCCAGATCACGATGCAGAAAAAATCAAATGCAGATAGTCTCCCGCTTTCAAGGAATTTTGGCCCTACTTTACTGAACAGGTATTCTTCAAGGTGATACAGGTCACTGTTCCTTATGCAGTCCTCACTCGATAGGCTACCTGGGGAGGATAGGCTGCGCAACGGTCCTCTTGAGTTCATGCATCTGCTCCCGCAATCCAGTGACGCCTCACCTTGACATTACCGATATCACGCGCTCTATTCATTATTCTTCAGGGCTTCATCAAAAACAGAGCTTACAGCTGCAGCGCCTGCAAACGAAAGATGATTGGAGTCACTGTAATTTACTGTTCCGCCATTCACAATGATATCTGCGCAACGACCCTCACTACTAATCGGCTGCAGGACATTTTCAAATTCACGAAGAGCATAAGCGTTAAACATTGGATTAAACTGCTGATAATCCGCTGTAAAGGTAACTCCATCGCGCCATGCTGAAAAATAGTGAACGCCTGGATACCTCTTTTCAAGGCACACAAAGCGTATCGGATTGGTATTAAATGCTGGCACATCCAAAACGACATACACATGCACGCCTTCTTTCTTAAGCAACTCAACCGTTTTCTTTAATTCATCGCAGATCCTTTCAAACCGGCTTTCAGAGGGAAGTTCCTTATTGCCTTCAATTAATAAAACGCCTTTTCCTTTGGCATAATGAGACCATGCACCGACAAGAAAGACATTTTTGATATTGTTTTTTTGTATAAACGAGAAAACCCCGTCATTAAACTGGCGTTCATCAAACCTAATTACATCGCTGTCTTTATAATGTTGATCATTTACCTCGCTTGTATAACGCTCGACCGATAATATAGGAAGTGTGCTTCCTGCTGAAAAAACATACCCTGATACCCCATTATCAAGCCCTGATACCTGTAAAGCCGGAGCCAATGAACCTGCGTGTGAATCACCCCACACGACAAAACTCCCATCCTTGGCTGTATCGCCTATCAGTATGGGTTTATCAGGACTATTGCTTACAAGACCCTTGAAACGTATATCTGGCGCACACTGTCGAGTCCACGGCAATATCCCGTTTTGCAGGTGCATAACGCCTCCCGTTCCAACAGCAACAACCATCACAACACCTGCGAATGCAAACAACCGCTTTCTTTCCGGCAACACCATCCGCTTGCCCCTGAACGGCTGCTCAATGTATTTCCACGAAAGGGTTGAGATGGCCAAGGATGCAAAAATAATCCCGGCACTGTCATACCCGCTGAATGGTCGGAACATCAGATACTTGGCAAAGGCCACGAGAGGCCAGTGCCAAAGGTAGAGGGAATATGAGATGAGACCGATGAACACCAAAGGCTTTGCTGAAAGCACTTTGTTGACGATTGCCGTACCCCCCCCCCCTGTTGCTATAGATAATCAACCATGCACCCATTACGGGAGCGATTGCGTTATATCCCGGGAAGAGAGTGGCCTCTGTATAAAAACCCACACTATACACAATGAGACCAAGGCCAGCTATGGATAAGATATTCCTCAAAAAGGATGAAGTCGGACTGGGGAGAACTCCCAATGCAAGTATCGAGCCTAACAAGAGTTCCCATGCACGGGTATGCACAAGATAGAATGTTGGAGAAGGATAGTGATACACCCCATATATGCTTGCCACGAGCGACAGCGTGCTGGCAACGATAATCCAGCGAAGATATCGGCCATTCAAGAACCGATTGATAAAGACCAGAGCAAGTGGAAAGAAGATATAGAACTGCTCTTCGACGGCAAGAGACCATGTATGAAGCAACGGTTTCTGCAGTGATGCCGTGTCAAAGTACCCGGCCTTAAGCCAAAAGAGGATATTGGATGAGAAGATGGTGGTTGCGGTGATACTCTGCCCCAACTCTTTGAACGCTGTTGCGTCAAAAATAAATGCTCCGACAACGAGCGTAAAGGCAATGACAGGGAACAGTGCCGGAAAAATCCTTCTGATGCGCCGTTCATAGAAGCGTGCGATGGAGAACTTCTCTTCTTTGATATCCTTCAGGATAATCGAGGTGATGAGAAATCCGGAAATGACGAAAAAGATGTCGACTCCAACGAACCCGCCGGAAAACCCGGGAACGCCAGTATGGAAAAAGAGGACGGCAAGCACGGCTATGGCACGCAGGCCGTCAATGTCGGGGCGGTATTTTAAGGGCATCGGAATTGGGGGCGGGGGTAAGGTGCTATGCGGCACCCTGTTTGAATATTGAGCCCGGTGGATTCTGCAGGGATTCAAAATTGATATACTTCTCGTTTGGGTATATCTCGAGAAGCGTTTTTAGTAGCCGATCCTTTGCTACGACGAGTGATTCGACTGTTCTGTCGACATGTAGCACCACCGCATCAGTATGCCGTTTCACAAGTTTATAATCCAGTTCTCCAAGTGCATCCCGAAAATTCCGGTCAGAGTATGAGACACCGTCCTTGATGCCGTAGCGGAATAGCTTCTGTTGAACAACCTCAAAATGATGACGGGAGCGTTCATTGATCGCCTTAAGGGCCTCCCGGTACCGCTCCTCTTCGATGATAAGATCAAACACAACTTCAGCATATTTGGGAGTAAGGAGAAAATTGAGTGATTTGACATCAAAAGTCAATGCTTCTTCCCGATACTGAAGCGTTGGCCGGATGTCAATGTGACGTCCCGGATCGTCACGAAAGGGCTCAATCATGTCAACTTGGTAAAGCTTCAGGGTATTGGCCTGCTGGAGAAGGGTCGCAAGCGCCCGGTTGCCGGCAGCAATGTGCTCCTGACGCTCTGCGCTCGCTTTCTGGCGATTTTGGTAGATGAAGGCAAACCATGCACCGGCAAACGCCGCAATGAGCGTTGCAACAACTTGCACGATATCGCCGAAGCTGATCATCTCAGGGGACACTGCTTGATAGAAATAATGCGCTGGGCAAGCTGACTCAAACCCACTTCAAAGACTTTGATACAAATTCTGATACTGTCGCGCACTCACAATTGAGTCAAACTGCTCAATAGCCCTGCTTCGAGATGCATCACATAGCTCCCGATACCCATCTGATGAACGATCTAGCACCCATCTGATGCCAGTGGCAAGATCAACGGGATCAAAAGCCGCAGCTTTGTACCCGGTAATGTTATGTTGCACGATATCCTTGGGGCCAGTAGCATCGAAACAGACAACCGGGGTACCGCATGACATGGACTCTACCAAGGTCTTGCCAAAGGCATCCATTCGGGAGGGCGCCACAAAGACATCCGCCGCTGAATATGCCAGACGAAGAGCAACCGTATCGGTCAACCGACCTAGTTCCGTGAACTCAATACAGAGTTCGTCCAATACCTTCTTTTCAGAGCGACCAAATACCAGCAGGTGAAGATCACCCGTATTTACATAACGCAGTGCTTCACAAAACAGGCCAAAGCCTTTGTAAAAACCACTGATATTATTTGCACCTACCAGCACAATCTTCTTCCCGGTATCCAACCCCAGTAAACGCCTAGCCGCCCCCTTCTCGACAGGAGCAAACTGACTGGTATCGATGTTGTTGCTGATTGTCCTGACATCATGGCCTCGAAACACGCTGGACTGTGCCGCACATGAACTCAGCCATTCGCTGATTCCTACGAACTTGATGTTTGCAGGAAGACATTTTCTCTTGTACTGCACTACCAATGCAGAAAGATCCCACTCATGAGTGCTACCAAGTTGAGGACATTTTCCGCATCCTGTCTTGTATCGGTCACACTCCATGGCATAATGGCAGCCCCCCGTCATCGGCCACATGTCGCGCATCGTCCAGATCAAGGGCTTCTTGACCTTCCTCAGCGAATGCATGCTCACCAACCCATTGATCCAGTGCAGGTGGATGATATCAGCACTTTCGTATAGCGGATGCCTGGTGATATCGATACCATTGACACCAGTATTGTAAATCAGTCCCTGGCGTTTACGATAGAGGTGAATAGGAAGATTCGCCATGCGATTTGACAGCGCAATGCGGACTTTATCAGCTCCTGACTTGCACAAGGAGGTAACGGAGGGGTCGCCATAGGTCTCCCGACCATTAGTAAGCACATGGGAATCGACTCCGATTTCTCTCAAGCCCCGATGCAGCCAGTATGCACCACGGGCAGCTCCACCGGTCAGTTCCCCAGCGACAAGATGCAATACCTTCACCCAGTGACTCCCATTCCACGCGCGCTCTGCTGCCCCATTCCCCTATGCCTCCCTGCTGACAGAAACCGCATACCCGCTACGCCGCAATAACGCATGCCGCCTCGCCTGATCAAGGTCATGCGCCACCATCTCGGCGATCATCTCGTCAAGCGCGATCTGCGGTATCCACCCGAGATCAGCTTTTGCTTTACCCGGATCACCGAGCAAGGTCTCAACTTCAGCAGGACGGAAGTACCGGGGATCAATACGCACAATCGTTGATCCGGTGCGGAGTGTGGATTCTGTCATGCTCACCGCCTCAACGATACCAACCTCTTCTTTCCCCTCCCCTTCCCAGCGGATGGAGACACCGAGCTTTGCTGAGGCCTTCTCGATAAACTCCCGCACGCTGTACTGCACCCCTGTTGCTATCACATAGTCTTTCGGCTCCTCCTGCTGGAGCATCATCCACTGCATCCGCACATAGTCCTTTGCATGCCCCCAGTCTCTTTTGGCATCGAGATTACCCATGTAGAGGCACTCTTCCAGCCCCTGGCTGATGTTGGCGAGGGCTCGGGTAATTTTTCTTGTGACGAAGGTCTCACCCCTTCTTGGGGATTCATGGTTGAAGAGGATCCCGTTGCAGGCGTACATGCCGTATGCTTCACGGTAGTTGACGGTAATCCAGTAGGCGTATAGTTTTGCTACAGCGTAGGGGCTACGGGGGTAGAACGGAGTGGTTTCCCGCTGGGGGATCTCCTGCACGAGGCCGTAGAGTTCACTGGTGCTTGCCTGATAGAACCGGCAGGTTTTCTCCATACCGAGGAACCGTATGGCTTCAAGCAGACGGAGCGTTCCAAGCGCATCGACATCAGCGGTGTACTCCGGGGATTCGAAACTGACCGCTACATGGCTCTGTGCGGCGAGGTTGTAGACCTCATCGGGTTTGATTTCTGCTATGAGTCGGGTAAGGTTGCTGCTGTCGGAGAGGTCACCGTAATGGAGGAACAGGTTCCGGTGGTTGCTGTGCGGGTCCTGGTAGAGGTGGTCTATCCGCTCGGTGTTGAGCGATGAGGAGCGGCGTTTGATGCCGTGGACCTCGTAACCTTTTTCAAGGAGGAGTTCCGCAAGGTAGGAGCCGTCCTGGCCGGTAATGCCGGTGATGAGTGCTTTCTTCATATACCTTCGTAATTATTCTGCGTGATGCTGGAGAAAGTCCTGATACGCTAGGTTCAGGCCTTCATGAAGGGTTGTCTTTGCCCTCCAACCAAGCTTATTGAGTCTGGTGCTGTCCATAAGTTTTCGTGGGGTACCATCCGGCTTGGTGGCGTCGAATGCTATCTCGCCTTTGAACCCGGTCGTAACGACCACAGCCTCTGCCAGTTCCCTGATGGTAAGATCCTCACCATAGCCGACATTGATGTGGCTGAGCATGGGTGAAGTGTGCTCTTCGTACACCGCTTTATCGAGGTTCATGACATGCACTGATGCTGCTGCCATGTCATCGACATAGAGGAACTCCCTCCTCGGTGTGCCGCTCCCCCATATGGTGACAGTGGGAGCATTACCAACCGTTGCCTCATGGAACCGCCGGATGAGTGCGGGGATGACGTGGCTGTTCTCGGGGTGGTAATTGTCACCGGGGCCGTAAAGGTTCGTCGGCATCACGCTACGGTAATCAGTGCCGTACTGCCGGTTATAGCTCTCACAGAGCTTGATGCCGGCGATTTTAGCTATGGCGTAGGGTTCGTTCGTCGGCTCAAGCACTCCGGTGAGGAGTGCATTCTCCCGCATGGGCTGCGGTGCCTGTTTCGGGTAGATGCAGCTGGAGCCGAGGAAGAGGAGCTTCTCCACCCCGTTCCGGTATGCGGCATCAATCACATTGCACTCGACCATCAGGTTCTGGTAGATGAACTCGGCCGGGTAGGTGTTGTTGGCATGGATGCCGCCGACTTTCGCGGCGGCAAGGTAGACTTGATCAGGTTTTTCGGTAGAGAAAAAATCTTGAACGGCCGCCTGGTTGGTCAAGTCGAGCTCAGCATGCGTTCGCGTAATGATGGAAGACGAAGGAACGCCTAAGGCAAGCAGATGGCGGACAATGGCGCCCCCTACCATGCCGCGATGGCCAGCTACATATAGTTTCACACTCAATATTACCCCGATTGTTAAATGCTCAGAGAATTCAATTCTATAGTGCCATAGCCCGTCAGCTCGAACCGGGCCTTTACACTTCCACCGGGCGGCATCAACAACAAACAATCAACTCCTCGGATACAGCTTCCCTCCGGCAGAATGCCATTGCGCCTTATGCTTGAGAAATTCATACAGACCAGGATAAAGAACCAGAAGGCTCCCTTGCTCCTCCTCGGAAAAATCTCTCAAAGGATCCGTATACTTCTCGGGCCACTGTGCTGCTTCCCAAATCTCCCGTATTGAAGATTCCGCAAGGTCACGATCAAAGGAAGAATAAGACATCCCTCCAATAACCTCAGGTACAGTTGATTGTGCCGCAGCTTCATCCACTGATAAAGCCTCGTCATGAACACCATAGTAAAACGATGCGGGACGATCCGCTATAGCCGTGTGAAATACCCCTCTATATTTCAACCTGTAGAGCTCCAGCACCCGGCAATGGGTTTTATCAGTCACCTGACAAGCAAGCTCTTTAGCATGAACCAAAGCACGAGCAGCCGCTATCCAGACTCGCCTGCTATTATTTCCATCCTGCAACAAGTCCTTTGCCTCTTCATACCCAAGCACACAGGACTCCAGATAAAACCGAGACCGACGCTCGTCTCTATCCCGAAGTTCTTTCGCCAGAAAAAACAACTGCCCGGCCAATGCGACAAGAATACCGGCAGGCAATGCCATCTCCTCAACCCTAACCGCATTGGGAAATTCCAGCAGTGAATAAACCCATCCGATACCCGCAAAAAGAATCAGCGACGAGGCCAGGAAAGAAAAGATGTTTACCCTGCGTATCAGCCAGATCTTCATACTCATACACTCTCGCAACAGATCATGCGATTATCACGCACAAACCGCCTCCAACCACGAAGCAAGTTCTTCAACGGCCTCTATATCCGAAACCACTGCACGCCAACCGCGATCTTCAATATCGTTCACGAATTTCGCCTGCGCCGGTCCCTTCTTGCCAGGCAGTCCAAGATGGTGTTCAATATCTCCAGATGGCCACAGCCATACTTCTTGTGAACGCAGCGCGCCCCGCATTGCGTCCGCCGTATCTCGTCCAACCGTTGTTGCCCAGAGCGTTACCGCTGCTGAAGGTTTCAGACTATCCTTCCGCTCCTTATCCCGACATGGTCTGCCGTTATCAAGACGCACCCGTTCATCCTGCTCAGCCAGTTGCCTGAACTCTTCAAGCATACGCAACAGCAAAGGATCATCCTTTGCAATCATTCCGGAGGAAGGCGCCTTGTCGAGCACATAGTCAAGGTCAGCAATCGCAAAACAGGTCATGCCCATAGCACCCAGCACATTCATGCAATCTGAAACAGCTGCACCGCCATCCACCTGCACCAAAGCAACACTTCTGGAACCGAGGCTTTTACCGGTCACGGCCTGAACCAAGACTGGCAACACACGGGTTTCCGTAATCCCCTCTACAAGCAGCGCACGATCCGCAAACAACCACTCCTTGGCGTTCTTCAAATCGAGCAATGTCTGCAGACGACTGCCATCATCATTGACATAACGCTGCAACACAGTCTCAAGGGTTGAGGCAACAGTAGTAGAGGATCCCTTGCGAACCAACCTGGTATTGGGTACCGACTCACGATCAATCATGAGCGGTGAATGCGTGGTAAACAGCACCTGACACCCATTGCGTGACAACCTTTTCAACGCCTCGCGAACCTGTTCGATTGCCTGCGGATGGAGGAACAGTTCCGGTTCGTCGATAATCAACAACCGTTGACCAGGCTCAGACCCTGAACCCACTGCCCTCTCACGGACTTCAGCCAGATACTGGATCATGGACATCTGAATGCTTCGCTGCGCACCATGACCGAGACATGAAAAATCACGAGCCTCACCACCAGCCTCACTGACCTTAACGGTGGCACCCTTAAGCAACGCACCCATTTCAGGCACTGGGATTTCAAGGTGCAACGCCACACCGGGGAAATAATCACGAAGGACTGAGGTAGCCTCTTCATCAAATCGCTGCAGCGTAACAGAACGACTACCCCCATTAGCATTGAAACTCGAACGCAAATCAGCAAGAACCGTTGCCAGCTGACCGGAGTGAGCATCTTCAAGCGCAACCGAAAACTCTGCAAGCAGTTTACCGATCGTATTGCTCGACTTCACCTTGCTCGAATCCTCAGCAGCATCCTCCATCGCACCAATAACGACTGGCTCAGGAAACAGCGCCTTCAGCGCTGCAGCAATACCGGTAGGATTGATAACCCATTCCCCGCTGTCCCCAGCTGAAACATTCCATATAGAAAGCACTGCCGTACTTGCAGCACCAGGAGACGACAGTTCACGACGGAAGCGCAGTAAGCCACCATCCATCAAGAGTGGTTCAATCCGGCTACGATGCTTTACATCCAGCCTATCAAGAAGACTTGCAGTAATCCCGTTTATCTCTCCTTCAACAACAACAGGCAGACTGAGCTGATTGAAATCAGCTGCTTCAAGAGCAAAAGGAGCGATGAACCACCGAATAGCCGCCAGCAAATTGCTCTTCCCAGCATTGTTATACCCCACAAAAGGAGTAAACGCAGCTAATGCAAAGTCAACCTGCTGGCAGGACCGGAAGTTGGAAATGGAAATGCGGGAGAGGGTGTACATGAGGGCTGAATCAGGGCATTAAACCCTAGGCTGACGAGAAAAGACAAAAAACCTATGATATGGGTTTTCTTGGACTCGATATGTTTTCTCGATAGAAAATTTTGAGCCCACTATTACTGAGAAGTCTTCAAGAATGCGACTCAACGCGTAATCTTTCTTATTAATCTCCCAGTAATGCTCACCATCAAAAACATGCGGCTGAGGGGAGCGCCAGAAATACGGGATGTGATAAGTAAACTCGCCCCACCTAGGGACATGAAACCATAATCTATATACAGGTGATGCGTCCGGCAAGCTTATAACAACATTGTTCCTTGCAACTCGAACCATCTCCGAAAAGGCTATAAGGCTCGATTCGTAAGGCAAGTGCTCAAGCATTTGAAATGCGCAGACAACTGAATACGATTCATCCTCAAACGGCATAGCAAGAACAGAACCGATGTAGTCAGGATTGAGCTCCGGATCAATATCAAGTGTTTTGATATTAACCCCAAATGTTTCGGCCAACGCCTTAAACACCCCCGGCCCTGGGCCCAACTCCAATACTGTTTCGGGGTTATGTGCTAGTACTTCATCAAGTTGATGCCATATTGAAAGCCACCTTTTTTTATGCACATACTTAGACCAATCATAATGTGCAGCATCAACTTGCTTATTCATCGCTCTGTAAATAACTTTAAAGACTTCAAATAAACCATAGCAATTAACATGATATATATCATAACCCCTGCAACCGAAAAGCCCACAACAGCATACAAATCGCTAGAATAAAAGTAATACCCCCACGCAAGGCCTAAGACTCTTAATAGAATACTGAGAACTTCAAACGCCAATAACATGCCCTGCATATGAAGAATAGGTATTGCAATCACAGCTGGCCGTGCAATAAAAAAAAAATAACTCATCAACGATAACCACTGCGCATACGCCCCTGCAACAACCCATTTATCGCCAAAAACAACTCCAAATATCCAAGGGCCAGCCAACACAACAGTCCCAAAAGGGATTAAGCCGACACTTATCATTCCCTTTGTTGCCCGTATCAATAATTCCGATAAATCCTCAGCATTATTTTTTGCTTCTACAAGCCTTGGATACAATACATCTGTTACAGAGCTGCCTATCAATTGCGAAGGCAAGCCTAGCACTGATTTCCCAAGCGCATAGAACCCAGCTGCAGCGGGGCTGAAAAACGATGCAAGCATGAGAACCGGAAGCGACTGCGAAAAGGCATTAATAAAAACCTGTGGGGCGCGGTAGAGGGGGAAATCATAATACTGCCGAGCAAGCGCTTTTAGATGAGCTATATCAAACTGAAATACAGCAAATCTCTTCTCTCCTCCTGCTCCACGGATTCCTAGTCCCAGCAATGTACTGTACACAAGGCTACTCAAAATGGCTCTTGCAATCAGAACCCCTGCTATGGGTTTATAGAGCCCAACTCCAACTGTCGCCGAATTCAAGAACAGCGTCTGAAGAATATTTGCCCTCGCGGTCAGCTTGAACTGTTTTTTTCTTATCACCCACTGACTATACACCTGCAACACTGCTCCAAAAAACACAGCTACTGGAACAAGGAGCAGATAATCACGGATTGCCTCACCACCGCCAACAAGGGGCAGAAGCAGATCATCAGCGAGAATCAGAACAATTCCGATGATAAAGGAAATCACCAGCGCAATCAGAACTGACAGTTGACCAATTCCACGCGCATCAGCGTCATCTTTAGGAAGTACAATGGCAATCGGATACATCAGTGCACCGACTGGTACTAAAATACCCGTAAAAGCCATAAACACCCCAAGTACTCCATACGCTTCCGGCCCGTACAAACGCGTAATGAAAGGAGCGAACAGCATCCCCAATGCCTGGGCCCCAGCTGTTCCACCTGCCACAACGGCAACATTTTTTACAAAACTGCTTTTCCTCAGACGATCTGTCACGCCAAGTACATCGGCGAATGTCATTCTTATGGTCTCGTGATTACAATCGTTCGAAAAAGAAATATATTATACGCATAAGACCATCCTTAAGTCCGCTAATGCACAGACTGACGTATGAACAGCCGGGGTCCGAACAGCCGGGGTCCGAACAGCCGGGGTCCGAACAGCCGGGGTCCGAACAGCCGGGGTCCGAACAGCCGGGGTCCGAACAGCCGGGGTCCGGTGAAGCTTTCGTGATGCTGCATACGGGGACGGACGGACTTAGGCTGTTCCCCTTACGTAAGTAACAGCCGGGGTCCGCTGGAACTATGGTGATGCTGCCTACGGGGTCCGATGGGGCTTAGGCGATGCTGCATACAGGGACGGACGGACCCCGGCTGCTCTTTACGTCAACTACGGACTAATTCA encodes the following:
- a CDS encoding ATP-dependent nuclease; translation: MYTLSRISISNFRSCQQVDFALAAFTPFVGYNNAGKSNLLAAIRWFIAPFALEAADFNQLSLPVVVEGEINGITASLLDRLDVKHRSRIEPLLMDGGLLRFRRELSSPGAASTAVLSIWNVSAGDSGEWVINPTGIAAALKALFPEPVVIGAMEDAAEDSSKVKSSNTIGKLLAEFSVALEDAHSGQLATVLADLRSSFNANGGSRSVTLQRFDEEATSVLRDYFPGVALHLEIPVPEMGALLKGATVKVSEAGGEARDFSCLGHGAQRSIQMSMIQYLAEVRERAVGSGSEPGQRLLIIDEPELFLHPQAIEQVREALKRLSRNGCQVLFTTHSPLMIDRESVPNTRLVRKGSSTTVASTLETVLQRYVNDDGSRLQTLLDLKNAKEWLFADRALLVEGITETRVLPVLVQAVTGKSLGSRSVALVQVDGGAAVSDCMNVLGAMGMTCFAIADLDYVLDKAPSSGMIAKDDPLLLRMLEEFRQLAEQDERVRLDNGRPCRDKERKDSLKPSAAVTLWATTVGRDTADAMRGALRSQEVWLWPSGDIEHHLGLPGKKGPAQAKFVNDIEDRGWRAVVSDIEAVEELASWLEAVCA
- a CDS encoding class I SAM-dependent methyltransferase; this translates as MNKQVDAAHYDWSKYVHKKRWLSIWHQLDEVLAHNPETVLELGPGPGVFKALAETFGVNIKTLDIDPELNPDYIGSVLAMPFEDESYSVVCAFQMLEHLPYESSLIAFSEMVRVARNNVVISLPDASPVYRLWFHVPRWGEFTYHIPYFWRSPQPHVFDGEHYWEINKKDYALSRILEDFSVIVGSKFSIEKTYRVQENPYHRFFVFSRQPRV
- a CDS encoding oligosaccharide flippase family protein gives rise to the protein MTFADVLGVTDRLRKSSFVKNVAVVAGGTAGAQALGMLFAPFITRLYGPEAYGVLGVFMAFTGILVPVGALMYPIAIVLPKDDADARGIGQLSVLIALVISFIIGIVLILADDLLLPLVGGGEAIRDYLLLVPVAVFFGAVLQVYSQWVIRKKQFKLTARANILQTLFLNSATVGVGLYKPIAGVLIARAILSSLVYSTLLGLGIRGAGGEKRFAVFQFDIAHLKALARQYYDFPLYRAPQVFINAFSQSLPVLMLASFFSPAAAGFYALGKSVLGLPSQLIGSSVTDVLYPRLVEAKNNAEDLSELLIRATKGMISVGLIPFGTVVLAGPWIFGVVFGDKWVVAGAYAQWLSLMSYFFFIARPAVIAIPILHMQGMLLAFEVLSILLRVLGLAWGYYFYSSDLYAVVGFSVAGVMIYIMLIAMVYLKSLKLFTER